The following is a genomic window from Candidatus Gorgyraea atricola.
ATACTTGACTGAAAAGGAAAAGCTTTCTATTATTAATGACTGGATTTCTGGCCTAAAGATAGCTTTTAGAGACTATAGAAATATAGTAAAAGTATTTTTAAACACGAATGTGCTTTTAAAATGGGCAAAGTTATTGGCAGAAAGCAAAAACGAAGATAAAAATAAAACCGCTCAAATGCTTAAAGATGAAGATTTCAGGAATAGGTTTATGCGGATTATGAGTGAATATCTACAACTGGTTAATCACGTACAGCAAAGTTTTAATGAAATCATCCCCTATTTCCAAATGCGCTTGGAGATGGAGCAAGGGGTGGGGGAGGTTTTGGAGTCTAATGGGGCTGTGGAGGTGGCGATTTAAGATAGGTCCCCGCTTTCGCGGGGATGACAACTGGTTAACTTTACACTTTTGTGACACACAGAAAAGTGTCAAGTTAAGTCGAATATTTCGCTTGACAGAGGTGGGTTTTATGGTATAATTCAAGTTTCTAAATAAAGGTGGATTATGGATACGGTTATGTTAAATAAGAAGGATGTTGTGAGAAAGTGGTATGTTATCGACGCTAATGGTAAGATTCTGGGTAGATTAGCTGTTGAGATAGCGCTTATTTTGAGCGGCAAGCGCAAGAATAACTATACACCGCATGTGGATAATGGTGACTTTGTGGTTGTGCTGAACGCGGGCAAGGTAGCTGTTACAGGCGCTAAGCTTGAGAACAAGACATATAAGCGTTACTCAGGATATCCGAGCGGTCTAAAGATAAAGAACTTAGAGACAGTTTTAAGGACAAAGCCTACTGAGGCATTGCATCATGCAGTAAAGGGTATGTTACCTAAGAATAAGCTGGGCTCAAGGATGATCACAAGGCTCAAGCTTTACGCAGGTTCAGAGCACGAACATCAGGCTCAGAATCCTGAGAAGTTAGAGATAAAAGGATAAATCATGGTAGAGCAGAACATAATCTGGGCAACTGGGAGGCGGAAGTCATCTGTGGCTCGCGTGCGGCTTATGCCGGGAAATGGCGAGGTACAGGTCAATAAAAAGCCTCTCGATAAATATTTTGAAAGACCTACATCTATACTGGTTGTAATGCAGCCGCTAAAGTCCACTAACCTGTTTGATAAGTTCAATGTGATCGCAAGTGTTAAGGGTGGTGGAAAGTCAGGTCAGGCAGGAGCTTTAAGGCATGGCATAGCAAGGGCCTTGGCTAAAACAGGTGATGATACAAAGGTCTTATTAAGGAGAAAGGGTTATTTGACCAGGGATCCTCGGGCAAAGGAACGCAAGAAGTACGGACAAAAAGGCGCCCGAAAGAGATTCCAGTGGACAAAGCGATAAAGATATAAAACTATAATTTTCCATAAAAGCCTATCTTGCTTTTTCCGACGAGGAAATCAATTGACAAGATAGGCTTTTTTATTTTATAATCGTCTATAACACAGACGGAGGACAATATGTTAAAAATAGGAATAATGGGAGCGAGCGGTTATGCTGGTGAAGAACTTTTAAGGATTTTATTAAATCATCCTGAAGCCCGGATCACAGCAGTTGCTGCTAAGATAGATACTGTACCAATATATAAGCTATATCCATGGCTAAAGGGTGTGCTTGACCTGGAGTGCGGAGACATGAGCGCAGACGAAGTCGCTAAGAAATGCGATGTAGTTTTCTTAGCGCTTCCGCACAAGGTCTCTATGCAGTTCGCGCCGATATTTTTGAAAAAAGGCAAGAAGGTCATAGACCTGAGCGCTGATTTTAGGTTAAGGGATGTAGGCGTATACGAGAAGTGGTATGTTAAGCACGAATGCCCTGACTATGTTAAGAAGGCAGTTTATGGGCTTTGCGAATTTTATAGAGATGAGATCAAGAAGGCAGAGCTGATCGCAAATCCAGGGTGCTATCCAACGAGCATTATCTTTGGCTGCGCTCCACTTTTAAAGAAAAAAATAGTGGATATAGATTCCATTGTATGCAATTCAGTTTCAGGTGTGAGTGGCGCAGGCAGGGTCCCAAGTCAGGCGCTTATGTTTACAGAGCTACAAAATAGTTTTAGGGCATATAAGCCAAATAGCCACAGACACATGCCTGAGATAGATCAGGAGCTGAGCGAGATCAGTGGCGCTAAGATAGCAGTGAATTTTGTGCCGCATCTTGTGCCAATGGAAAGAGGCATACTCTCTACGATCTACCTGAGGCTAAAAAAGAACATAACTACAAAAGAGACTGTGAAGCTGTATAAGGATTTCTATAAAGGTGAGTATTTTATAAGGGTTATGGACGAGGGAGTATTGCCTGATACAAAGAATGTAGCGAGATTAAATTTCTGCGACATAGGTGTGCAGGCGTTTCCTGAGAAAAAGACAATAGTAGTTACAACTGCTATTGACAATCTTGTAAAGGGCGCAAGCGGCCAGGCAGTACAGAACATGAATATCATGTATGGGTTCGAGGAGAAGATGGGATTATGAAATCTATAACAGCACCGCAAGGATTTTTGGCAAGCGCAATAAGCTGCGGGATAAAGAGAAGCAAGAGAGATGATCTGGCTTTGCTTTATTCTGAAGTGCCATGTCTATGCGCAGGCACTTTTACTACCAATAAGATGAAGTCTGGCTCTGTTATCCTTGCCGAAGACAGGGTAAAAAATGGCATTGCACAGGCAGTTATAGTAAATAGCGGCAATGCAAACTGCTGTGTTGGAAAAAAAGAATTAATGGATGCTAAAGACATGACTGGTGTGGCTGCAAAAAGTCTGGACTTAGACCCAGAGCATGTTTTAATCGCGTCAACTGGTATTATAGGCAGACCTTTGCCTATAAAAAAGATCAAGCCCAAGATAGGCGCTTTAGTAAAAGGGCTAAAGAGTTCAGGCGGTTCAAAGTTTGCTAAGGCGATCATGACTACAGATACTGTGCCAAAAGAGATCGTAACCCAGATAAAGATAGGCCCAGTAAAAGTAAGAATAGCTGGCGCGGCAAAAGGCGCTGGCATGATCTGTCCTAACATGGCAACCATGCTCGCGTTTTTTACTACAGACGCGGCAATTGAGAAGAGCGCGTTGAATCTGGCATTTAAGGAAGCTGTTGCTGATTCATTTAATAGGATCACTATTGATGGCGATATGTCTACGAATGACAGTGCTATAATATTTGCAAATGGGCTTGCAGGAAATAAGACTATAAAGAAAGGCAGCGCCAGCTACTCTAAATTCCTTAATGCGTTAAAGAATGTCGCAACAGAACTTGCGAGAAAGATGATCCTTGATGGCGAGGGCGCTACGAAATTTGTAGAAATAATCATTAAAGGCGCGAAGACACAGAAAGACGCGGATACTATCGCAAGGCATGTCGCTGATTCGAGCCTCATAAAGACAATGATCGCAGGCGGTGATCCAAATTGGGGAAGAATAGCCGCGAGCGCAGGCTCGGCAGGCATAAAGCTTAATAAAGATAGAGTTGATATATATATTGGAAAAAAATTAGCAATGAAAAATGGCGCAGCTACGAATGCATCGTTAAGCGCGCTTAAAGGCAAAGAGGTAAAGATAGTAATCGATCTAAAGTCTGGAAGGGCGTTTAGCAAGATCTGGACGTGTGACCTGACAGAGGAATACGTGAGGATCAACGCGGAGTATGAGACATGATGGAAGAAGCGATTAGAAAATCAGCAGTTTTAATAGAGGCGTTACCTTATATGAAGGCGTACGCTAGTAAGATATTTGTTATAAAGTACGGCGGCAGTGCGCTCATAGATCCTGAGATAAAAAGGCGCGTGCTTCAGGATATTGTGTTTATGAGCTATGTTGGGATCAGGCCTATTCTTGTACATGGCGGCGGACCTTTTATAAATGAGGAACTAAAAAAAACAGGAGGGAAGATAGAATTTAAAGACGGCCTCAGGGTCACGTCAAAAGAGACCATGGAAGTGGTCGATAGAGTCTTAACCGGGGTCAATCAAAGTATCGCGGACGATATTAAAAAGATAGGCGGCAGGGCTGTGAGTTTAAATAAAGTTGTAAGGGCCAAGCCGCATAAAGAGGCTAAGAAATTAGGTTTCGCGGGAGAGGTTGACACTATAAAATCTGACGTGATCAGAAAAGCAGTAAGGCCAAGATCAGTGCCTATAATATCGTCAGTGGGTTTTGGCGCAGATAATAAATCGTATAATATAAATGCGGATGATGTGAGCTCAGAGGTAGCTGTTGCTGTTAAGGCAGTGAAGCTGGTATTATTGACAGATGTCAAAGGTATTATGAAGAAAAAGGAAGACGAGAAGACACTGATCTCTGCTCTGACTATGGAAGAGACAGAAAGGCTCATAGATGAAAATGTTATCCAGGGCGGCATGATACCAAAGGTCAAGGCATGTACAAACGCTCTGGCAGGAGGCGTGTCAAAGACTCACATAATCGATGGCAGGCTCCCGCACAGTTTGCTGCTGGAGATTTTTACAGACAAAGGAATCGGAACGGAGATAGTAAGATGAATACACACGAGCTGATCGCGCAGTACGAGAAGTATGTAATGAAGACTTATACGAGGATCCCCTCTGTTATAGTTAAAGGTAAGGGGCTGAAGGTGTGGGATCTGGATGGTAATGAGTATCTGGATTTTTTTCCTGGCTGGGCTGTGAGCGGGTTAGGCCACTGTCATCCAGAGGTCGTGAATGCTATAAGGAATTATGTAAAAAAGATCATACATGTATCCAATAATTATTACAACATGCTCCAGGGAAAGCTGGCGCAGGAGATAATCGAGAATTCCTTTAAAGGTAAAGTATTTTTCTGCAATAGCGGCGCAGAGGCAAATGAGGGCGCGATAAAGCTGGTCAGGGCCTATGGTGTAGCAAATGGAAAATACGAGATCATCACGATGCAGAATTCTTTTCATGGGAGGACACTCGCGACCATAACAGCTACTGGACAGCCAAAATACAGCAAGGATTTCGTGCCATTACCAGTTGGTTTTAAGTCAGTGCCTTTTAATGATATAAAAGCGCTGGAGGCTGGCATAACAGATAAGACTATAGCTATAATGTTAGAGCCAATACAGGGTGAGGGCGGAATAAATGTTGCGCATGATGACTATATAAAGGAAGTAAGAGAACTTTGCGATAAAAAAGGTTTGATCCTGATATTTGATGAAGTGCAGACAGGCATGGGTAGGACCGGTAAGATGTTTTGTTTTCAACATTATGGTGTAGAGCCTGATGTTATGACACTTGCCAAGTCTTTGGCTGGCGGGATCCCGATAGGCGCGCTTGTCGCGTCGAAAAAATACGCGGATGTTTTAAAGCCTGGCATGCACGCGTCTACTTTTGGAGGAAGCCCTATTGCATGCAGCGCAGCGCTGGGTGTATTCGAGGCTATAAAAAGAGAAAAGCTTCTTAAGAATACACAGGAGATGGGAAAATATCTGGTTGAAAAATTGAATGAGCTCAAAAAGAAAAAATCTATTATAAAGGAGATCAGAGGTAAAGGCCTTATGATAGGCATGGAGCTTAAGATTGAAGGCGCGGCTATAGTGGAGGCGTGTTTTAAAGAGAAGCTGTTGATCAATTGCGCGCATGGCAATGTATTAAGACTTATGCCTGGTATAATAGTAACCAAAAAGCAAATAGACAAGGCGATTGAAATTTTGGATAAGGTGATGATTTGAATAAAAAATGGAGTTATTTATGAAAAAGGATCTTATAACAATTAAAGATTTATCAGCGCAGGAGATAGGCGAGCTCTTTGAACTCGCAGCTAAGTTCAAGGCCAAGAGAAAGACGCATGAGACGCCGCTAAAGAATAAAACTCTGGGTCTAGTTTTTGAAAAGCCGTCGAATAGGACAAGGGTGTCTTTTGAGGTCGGCATGTTTGAGCTGGGCGGGAATGCTATTTACTTAGGGGAGAGCGAGGTCAAGCTAGGCAAGAGGGAGTCTGCGAAGGACGCGGCAATGGTGCTCTCAAGATACCTTGACGCAATGGTCATAAGGACGTTTTCTCATGATAGATTGCTTGAGATGGCAAAGAATTCTACGATACCTGTAATAAATGGACTGACAGACCTGCTTCACCCATGTCAGGCATTGAGTGATCTGTTTACAATAAAGGAAAAAAAGGGACTAAAGAATATTACTGTAGCTTTTGTTGGGGATGGCAACAATGTAGTGAATTCGCTCTTGAATGGGTGTGATAAGCTGGGTATTAAGATAAAAGTCGCGTGTCCAAAAGGCTATGAGCCAAAGGTCGATGCAGGCCAGCTTTTTAATTCGCCTCAAGAAGCAGTTAAGGATGCGGACATTATTTATACGGACGTGTGGACGAGCATGGGTAAGGAAAAAGAGCAAAAAGAAAGAGCAGAGATATTTAAGAAGTTTCAGATCAATTCTAAGCTGATGAAATCAGCAAAGAAAGACGCAATGGTAATGCATTGCCTGCCAGCGCACAGGGGCGAAGAGATCACAGACGAGGTAATAGACAGCCCACAATCTATTGTAATTGACCAGGCAGAGAATAGGCTCCACGTGCAGAAGGCAATACTTGTGAAATTATTAGGAGATAAATCATGAAGAATAAAAAGGTGGTTTTAGCGTATTCAGGCGGGTTAGATACTTCGGTGGCTGTGAGATGGCTTACAGATAAGGGCTATGATGTTGTTGCCTACATGGCTGATGTGGGCCAGGGCGGGAATTTTCAGAAGCTCAAGAAAAGGGCCTTGTCTACAGGTGCCTCAAAGGTCGTGATCGAGGATCTCAAAGACGAATTTGCAAAAGACTTTGCCTTTCAGTCGTTAAAGGCAGGCGCAGTCTATGAATCAAAGTATCTATTGGCAACCGCGCTTTCAAGGCCGATCATCGCAAAGGGCCTGGTGCAGACCGCGAAAAAGGAAAAGGCTAGTTTTATCGCGCATGGCTGTACAGGAAAAGGCAATGACCAGGTAAGGTTCGAGGTCACTGCAATGGCGCTTGCGCCTGAGCTCGGCATACTGGCGCCGCTCAGGGAATGGAATATGTATTCCAGAGACGAAGAAATAGAGTATGCAAAGGAAAAAGGCATAGACATAGATGTTACGAAAAAAAGCCCTTATAGTTTAGATCAGAATATTTGGGGAATAAGCATTGAGTGTGGCGTGCTAGAAGATCCATGGAATGAGCCGCCAGAAGACGCGTATAAAATGAGTATTGATCCAAAAATGGCGCCAAATAAATCAACATATGTAGAGATCGAGTTTAAAAATGGCATACCAGTAAAGATCAATGGAAAAAAATACGCGGCAGTGGATCTGGTAATGAAGCTCAATAAGATCGGCGGCAAAAATGGCATAGGCAGGACTGATCTTGTTGAGAATAGACTCGTTGGCATTAAATCAAGGGAGATATATGAGGCGCCAGGGGCGTGGATCTTACATAAGGCGCATAAGGATTTAGAGGCGCTTGT
Proteins encoded in this region:
- a CDS encoding aspartate aminotransferase family protein; amino-acid sequence: MNTHELIAQYEKYVMKTYTRIPSVIVKGKGLKVWDLDGNEYLDFFPGWAVSGLGHCHPEVVNAIRNYVKKIIHVSNNYYNMLQGKLAQEIIENSFKGKVFFCNSGAEANEGAIKLVRAYGVANGKYEIITMQNSFHGRTLATITATGQPKYSKDFVPLPVGFKSVPFNDIKALEAGITDKTIAIMLEPIQGEGGINVAHDDYIKEVRELCDKKGLILIFDEVQTGMGRTGKMFCFQHYGVEPDVMTLAKSLAGGIPIGALVASKKYADVLKPGMHASTFGGSPIACSAALGVFEAIKREKLLKNTQEMGKYLVEKLNELKKKKSIIKEIRGKGLMIGMELKIEGAAIVEACFKEKLLINCAHGNVLRLMPGIIVTKKQIDKAIEILDKVMI
- the rpsI gene encoding 30S ribosomal protein S9; the encoded protein is MVEQNIIWATGRRKSSVARVRLMPGNGEVQVNKKPLDKYFERPTSILVVMQPLKSTNLFDKFNVIASVKGGGKSGQAGALRHGIARALAKTGDDTKVLLRRKGYLTRDPRAKERKKYGQKGARKRFQWTKR
- the argB gene encoding acetylglutamate kinase — encoded protein: MMEEAIRKSAVLIEALPYMKAYASKIFVIKYGGSALIDPEIKRRVLQDIVFMSYVGIRPILVHGGGPFINEELKKTGGKIEFKDGLRVTSKETMEVVDRVLTGVNQSIADDIKKIGGRAVSLNKVVRAKPHKEAKKLGFAGEVDTIKSDVIRKAVRPRSVPIISSVGFGADNKSYNINADDVSSEVAVAVKAVKLVLLTDVKGIMKKKEDEKTLISALTMEETERLIDENVIQGGMIPKVKACTNALAGGVSKTHIIDGRLPHSLLLEIFTDKGIGTEIVR
- the argJ gene encoding bifunctional glutamate N-acetyltransferase/amino-acid acetyltransferase ArgJ gives rise to the protein MKSITAPQGFLASAISCGIKRSKRDDLALLYSEVPCLCAGTFTTNKMKSGSVILAEDRVKNGIAQAVIVNSGNANCCVGKKELMDAKDMTGVAAKSLDLDPEHVLIASTGIIGRPLPIKKIKPKIGALVKGLKSSGGSKFAKAIMTTDTVPKEIVTQIKIGPVKVRIAGAAKGAGMICPNMATMLAFFTTDAAIEKSALNLAFKEAVADSFNRITIDGDMSTNDSAIIFANGLAGNKTIKKGSASYSKFLNALKNVATELARKMILDGEGATKFVEIIIKGAKTQKDADTIARHVADSSLIKTMIAGGDPNWGRIAASAGSAGIKLNKDRVDIYIGKKLAMKNGAATNASLSALKGKEVKIVIDLKSGRAFSKIWTCDLTEEYVRINAEYET
- the rplM gene encoding 50S ribosomal protein L13 — protein: MDTVMLNKKDVVRKWYVIDANGKILGRLAVEIALILSGKRKNNYTPHVDNGDFVVVLNAGKVAVTGAKLENKTYKRYSGYPSGLKIKNLETVLRTKPTEALHHAVKGMLPKNKLGSRMITRLKLYAGSEHEHQAQNPEKLEIKG
- the argC gene encoding N-acetyl-gamma-glutamyl-phosphate reductase codes for the protein MLKIGIMGASGYAGEELLRILLNHPEARITAVAAKIDTVPIYKLYPWLKGVLDLECGDMSADEVAKKCDVVFLALPHKVSMQFAPIFLKKGKKVIDLSADFRLRDVGVYEKWYVKHECPDYVKKAVYGLCEFYRDEIKKAELIANPGCYPTSIIFGCAPLLKKKIVDIDSIVCNSVSGVSGAGRVPSQALMFTELQNSFRAYKPNSHRHMPEIDQELSEISGAKIAVNFVPHLVPMERGILSTIYLRLKKNITTKETVKLYKDFYKGEYFIRVMDEGVLPDTKNVARLNFCDIGVQAFPEKKTIVVTTAIDNLVKGASGQAVQNMNIMYGFEEKMGL
- the argF gene encoding ornithine carbamoyltransferase, encoding MKKDLITIKDLSAQEIGELFELAAKFKAKRKTHETPLKNKTLGLVFEKPSNRTRVSFEVGMFELGGNAIYLGESEVKLGKRESAKDAAMVLSRYLDAMVIRTFSHDRLLEMAKNSTIPVINGLTDLLHPCQALSDLFTIKEKKGLKNITVAFVGDGNNVVNSLLNGCDKLGIKIKVACPKGYEPKVDAGQLFNSPQEAVKDADIIYTDVWTSMGKEKEQKERAEIFKKFQINSKLMKSAKKDAMVMHCLPAHRGEEITDEVIDSPQSIVIDQAENRLHVQKAILVKLLGDKS
- a CDS encoding argininosuccinate synthase, which produces MKNKKVVLAYSGGLDTSVAVRWLTDKGYDVVAYMADVGQGGNFQKLKKRALSTGASKVVIEDLKDEFAKDFAFQSLKAGAVYESKYLLATALSRPIIAKGLVQTAKKEKASFIAHGCTGKGNDQVRFEVTAMALAPELGILAPLREWNMYSRDEEIEYAKEKGIDIDVTKKSPYSLDQNIWGISIECGVLEDPWNEPPEDAYKMSIDPKMAPNKSTYVEIEFKNGIPVKINGKKYAAVDLVMKLNKIGGKNGIGRTDLVENRLVGIKSREIYEAPGAWILHKAHKDLEALVLDRELLHFKEVISLKYAELIYYGLWFTPLKKALDGFINQTQKNVTGSVKMKLLKGLASVVGRKSAHSLYKKEMATYDPGDKFDRTIAEGFIKVWGMPYKKV